The following is a genomic window from Spirosoma foliorum.
CGAATTAATCCAGGTAGCCAGTTTTACCGCGTCTTCCTTAGGCACCTGTGTCATTGGAGCCATTGGAGGGTAACCTGGCCAGTGCGATGGATTGGGTGTATAAATCAACTTCACAATTTCATCGACAGAGTATTTTTTCTTGGCTACATCAGCATACGCTGGTCCAACCAGACGCTGATTAGGGCGGTGGCAGGCGATACAGGTGTACTTTTGCATCAGGGCATTCATATCTGCCGGAATATCGGCTGGTGCCTGAGCGTTAGCGTCGAAAGAGGCAACGGCGAGCGCAGCCGAAGCGATAAGAATGCCAAACGTTTTTTTCATGAGAATCGGGTAAACAATAAATGGACGAATTGATTGATAATCGGCCTATAGGTCAGTCTCGCAAAAATAGATGGTTTCAGATGATAACCCAATTTTGACTGCGCTTTTTCCTATTAAACCAAACATTAGACAACTATTGTTTTAAAACGTTTAAACTTTGCGAAAACAAAACCTATGCAACCGCTCGACCGCTTTTCTGGCCACGCCAATCTATACGCTCAATATCGAATCGACTATCCCGCTGAATTATATGATTTTGTGCTCTCATTTGTCGAAAACCGCCAAAAAGCCTGGGATTGCGCCACTGGAAACGGGCAGGTCGCGGGGGCATTAGCCGCTATTTTTGATCAGGTAGAAGCTACCGATATTAGCGAAACGCAACTCATTCTGGCAGTTAAAAAGCCGAATATTAACTACCAGTTAAGCTCTGCCGAACAAACCCCCTTTGCTAACCAAACTTTCGACCTGATTACCGTAGCCCAGGCACTTCACTGGTTCGACATCAGTGCGTTTCATCAGGAGGTTCGCCGAGTAGCAAAACCTGGCGCTGTGATCGCTGAGTGGGGCTATGGCTTGGTACTGCTCGGATCGGATCTCGATCCTATTTTGCTGGATTTCTACCGAAACCGGATTGGACCATACTGGGACCCACAACGGAAATACATCGATAATGCCTACGCTACTTTGCCGTTCCCTTTTGCCGATGCACAACGAGCCGAATTTACGGCCCGACACGCTTGGTCGTTGGATCGATTTCTGAACTACCTACGTACCTGGTCGGCAGTGCGGCAATACATTCACGAAAATGAAGAAGACCCCGTCAATTGGTTAGGCGAGGTGCTAAAGCCAATTTGGGGTGATGCCGAGCGTGAGCTTCAGTTTCCCATTTTCTTACGGGTAGGGCGGGTGTGAAGAAGCTATTTGCTGCCTTATCGTTTAGAAGTTTATTATGTAGTTATAGGTAGTCGATTTAACCTTGCACATCAAAATGAAATATTTATCGGTAAAGCCCGTCACCCTGAATTGGCTTGCGCTGACATCATTTAATTTACCAATGGCATATAACAACCCTGATTCTGAAATGACATAACTTAATTTGAAAACAGAATCAAATTGGTGTTTGGTAAACTCGTTATCCTGGGTCGACATCTCGATTCGCTCAACGCAGGTAAACGACGTTTTTGCTTTCAGTTTATTTCGGAACTCATCTGCATTTAGCGCACTTGTTGTATAAGCTATACCCTGGCCGGCCATTTCAGCAGCTCTACTGACTATAACTAAATACAATGCGGAAATAGAGTCAAGTTGCGTCACATGTACGAGATTCCCTCCGCTCATGGCACACTGCATTTTTAATTTACGGAACGTCCTTTTCTTAATGGCGCTCATATTATTCAAAATTGCTCCCGTAATGCCACCTAATACGGCTGTACCTGCAAATCCTCTTGCTTGCGCACTTACAGAACCAACCTGCCGAAAACTCCTTACTTCTTTGGCTGATCGAGTAATCGAGACGTTTTCCCAATCATCTGGACCTATTACTTGTTTATACGCAGGCGGCACAGAAAACATCTGAATTTCTCCTGACAGATAGACTATTTTCTGTACGGTATTTTTATTGATGCTATTTATTACTTCTTCGGTTGGATAAATAAATCGTATAGTGTCTGATTTTACATCAAGCACCATACAGGCAATCTTTTTTTTCACCAGCATAAATCGTATCGGTTTGTGCAAAACTACAATAGGAGAAAAGTAATAGAAATAGCGTAAAGAGAGGTTTCATAAACTACAGTGTGTAACAAAAAAGTGAGGATAGCTACCAATTAGAAACGCAACGTTTCACTGTTCGGTAAGACAGACTGATATGGAGTTTTAACAGGAAAATCCAGTTTACTGGTAAATCCCCAACCGTACACAACTGCCCATATCTGGTTGTAATTGCCCACCCGCATCATAACTCAATAATCCGGCTTGAGCCTGGTAATCTGCAGGCAGGCTTATAGCGTGTCGTAACCGAACCGCATCGGCACTGGTTGGGATTTGACTAGTCGACCATACTGCGGGATCGTCCCAACCGCCTGGCTTTACAGAATAAATTACGTCCAGATTACTCTGGCTAATAGTAATAGTAGCTATCGATGAACAGCCGTTAACGGCTGTAGCTGTCACTGCATAGACTCCGGCTGTATTGATTGTAATAGTTGGACTTGTCTCGCCTGTCGACCAGGAGAGAGTAGAAGCAGATGATGTAGCTGTTAAGGTAAGGCTAGTCTGAGAAGGCGTAAGTATTGCCTCACCTGCGTCAATACTTACCGTTGGTCTAGGGTTGACAGTGACGTTGATCGTTGCTCTGGGACCTTCACACCCATTGATCGTTTGACTGACGTAATAACTAAACGTACCGGGAGTCAACGTTGGTGGAACAGGGGCTGTCGCCGAGGCAGTTCCCCCGCTGGCCGAAGCACCATACCAATTCAAAATTCCTCCTGCGTTCTTTGTAGCTGTTAAAGGAGAAGCCGGGCTTCCCTGGCAATAAGTGACGGAACTAACTGATGGAGCAATAGGGAGTGCGTTAACTATGACCGAAATTGATGCTCTTGGCCCCTCACAACCATTAAGTGTTTGACTGACGTAGTAGTTAATAGAGCCCGCTTGTGACGTTGGTGGAATAGGGGCTACTGACGAAGCGGTTCCTCCTATTGGCGTATTATACCAATTGAGCGTTCCTCCACTGCTTGCAATAACAGATAAAGCTGGAGCTATGCTGCCTTGGCATAAAGATATACCCCCAATAGTAAGAGGAGCTACAGGAATGGGTTTAACCGTCACACTAATAGATGCTCTAGGGCCTTCACAACCATTAACAGTTTGGCTGACATAGTAATTGGTTAGGCCTACAATTGAAGTTGATGGAATCATTAGTGACGAACTAGTTGCTCCTCCAGTGGCATTAGTACCATACCAGTTTAAGGTCCCACCAGCACTAGCTGTAGCTGACAGAGGTGAAGAAGTTGCCCATTGGCAATAAGAGACAGCACTGTTAACCGTAGGGGCTATTGGAACTGAATTCACCGTGACCAAACTGGTACTGATATAACTCGTGGATGATGGTGTGTAGAGGGTAAGTCTGATTGTATAATTTCCCGATGCCTGGGTGCTGGCAATCGGGATACTTATAGTTAGATTATTTCCTCCGGATATAGTTTGCAGTTGTTTCGGCACCCCAATATCTGTTGAATTTGCATTGTAGAGATAAGCATAAAGTGTTCCTAATTGAAGACTGTTATACGTAACAGTGACAGTAGAACCCGCGCAGGCCGAGGTTGGGGTAACAGAGGTGATGGTAATTTGAGCCTCTACTAGTTGACAATAGATTAACAATCCGGTCAATAGTACAAACAAGCGTACAGGTAAGGTCATGCAGGAAGGAATTCGTGAAGGTGGATAGCTGAGTGGATGAATCAACGTTTCAAACGTAAAAGTAGAACGGAGTCTACTTTTACGCAAGCTCCCAAATTACCCGCACCACCTTTCCGCGCACGCCAATTGTCTGGAAAAATTCCAGCCAGTGTAATTGTTGTGGACCAAGGTGATCGGTGGGCGATTTGACCTCCACAAAGTCATAGTTACCCTGCTCATTCCAGATGAGGAGATCAGGAAAACCGCGTGTATGCTCGCGGACATTGCGTGCCATCTCGAGTAAAATCAGGCGAAGCTGTTCCACGCTTAATAGCTCAATCATACGCTGCACGAGCGTGATCAATTCATCCGACCAGTCGACCAATACGTTGGTGATGCCGTATTTAGCGTTGAACATCCGACCCGTATGGCGTCGCCAGTCGTCTTTCGTTTCGAGTTCAGAAAGGCGTTTTTTTAAGAGGTCTTCGCGTTTTAGATAAAAATCAGGTAAGTAAAAATCAGATGGTGCCCGTTGTAATGGGTGATGAATGGCCGATACGTTGGCGTCGTAAATGATGTCCCAGAAAACCAGCCCAAACAGACCACGCCAGGGATAGTTTTCAGTAAAAGCCGCGTCGAAATCCTGCTCCAGATAATAATTCATGACACCCGCTTCGACATGATGACGGTAAGCGGCCGGAATATTGACACTTTCGGCATCCGACAAAAAGCGCGTGGTGGCTTTACGAGTCCGTTTTTTCTCGCTCAAACCCAGGATTTTCTCGCGAAAATCGTTGGCAAAGTAACGCTCTTCGGCATTCAGTGGGTTTACCGCAATTTCATCACAGAGGGCAAGTGCTTCGTCGATTGCTCCGTTTCGGAATAACAACCGAACCCGGCGTTCACGAGCCGGAACCCGGTCGGAGAGCTCGTAAACGGATAAGGCTTGTTCTGGCAATTTCTGCCGCTCCAGATAAGCTCCAACTCGACAAACGAGCTTCTGATAACCCGGAATCGCAATTTCGGTGAGTTCGGGGCGGGTTTCGTTCCAGTTCAGAAACCAATTATAAATATCGTCGGCGGGTGTTTCAGCTTCTTTAAGTTCGTAAAATTCCTCGTTCGTGAGCGATATCAGGAGTTTATCTTCCACCTCTTTCCGAGTACGGAATCGGGCCGTTAGCTTGCTTTCGTCGTATCGTTCGAAGTTCACCATGCCCAGATCGCGAATGACGAATTCGGTCATACTACTGCCCCGATTGCCGAAAAACAGGTATTTGACCATCATGCCTTCAGCCTCGAAATTCATCTTGACGACCGTCTCGCGCGTGGTCAGGCTCGTAACAATCTCGCCAAAATCAAGTTCGTTTAATGCATACCGTACAACACCTTCTTTCTTCTCTTTGGCAAGAGCTTTGGTCTCTTCGGGTTCTAGAGGTAGCAGGTCGAGGAGTTCGGGTTTCGTAAAAACACTGAGTGCATCTTCGCCCATAGTAGTATGGCTAGCAGATAAGCGCTCAATGAATCCGGCGCTGAGAAGTTCGCCAACAGCTGTCGGTAAGTCACTTATTTCGGTATACTGTAGTTTTTGAGTGCGGAAAAAGAGTCCTTTGCGATTGCTAAAACGAACGTACAGGCACTGTGCATCGAGGCTCAACTCCTCGAATCGGCGCACAAAATCCCATTCGGCCTCGTTTAGTAGACCGCCGTAGAGTCGTTTGACAAAGTCCAGCACATAGCGGAAATTGTCGAGGTAATAACGAGGGGTAAGAATAATTTTCTGTCGTCCAACCATACTAACAAGTAACAAAAAAATAGCTAGTTATGTCCCCAACCGATGTGCTAAACGAGCTCAATAAGCAAGGTATTTTGTCCGCTAAACAGCAGACTCAACTAGCCGATATTGAGCTAAAAAAGCCGTTTTCTTTGCATTGGGAACTTCGGGCCATGCTGTACGTCGGCATCCTGTTATTGAGTTCGGGGTTGGGTCTTTTAGTGTATGATAACTTCGATCAGATTGGGCACGGCGCTTTGCTGGCAACTATTGCGCTGGCCTGTGCTGGCTGCTTCTATTTTGCCTGGCGCCATCGACCTGACTGGTCGCCGAACGAAACAAAAAGTCGGTCAACTTTCGGCGATTACGCGTTAGTGTTAGCCTGCCTACTATTTCTGACACTCGAAGGCTACGCCCAATACGCGTACAATGTGTTTGGGGAGCGATATGGGCTGGTTACACTATTGCCTGCCCTATTGTTCTTAGCGCTGGCTTATTGGTTCGATCATCGAGGTGTTTTGGGCATGGGTTTAACGGCCCTAATTTCATGGGTGGGCGTCACCGTGCGCCCCTTGGAACTCTATTTCAAAACAAACTTTTTCGATCAGGATACCGTCTTTTCGGCTCTTATACTGGCACTCGTTCTGATCGGAGCTGCTTTGCTGCTCGATCGGCAGCGAATCAAACCGCACTTCACTTACACCTACCTCACAATGGCCGGAAACTTACTGATGGTCGCTTTGCTTGGTGGCTTATTTAATTTTGAGGGGGTACGCTTATGGTTTGCGATAGGACTAGCCGTCGCCTGTTTCGCCTTTGATTGGTATTCGAGACAGGATAGCTCTTTTTTATTTCTGCTGATGGCCGCCGTCTACGGCTACATTGGTGCTACCTATCTGTTTTTTCATTACATGGATTTCGCCAGCGACGAGCCTTATTTCTGGTATTTCATCGTAACAGGTATTGCTTTAGTGTACTACTTGATGAGCCAGTTCACCAAACGAATTCGCACCAATGAAAGCGTATAACGAAGAATGGATCTGCAATCGTGAGATTCTGGAGCAGGCTGAGCGGTGGCATCGACAGAAACTACTGTCCGATGAGCAAATGACGGCTGTGCGTAAAGCGTATCCGATGGAATTTCGGCAAACGAACGGCTTTCTCGAAATCGGTTTATTTCTGTTCACAACAGTAGCCATTCTGGCTTGTTACTTATTGCCTGCCAGTATGTTCTCGTTATTCTCCGAATCGTCAATAACCTATGGTGTGTATAACATCGTCTTTGGGATTAGTATTGGGTTGATAGGCCGATTGATTATTAACCAGCGACTACTATACCGGAACGGAATTGATAATGCATTTGTGGTCACGATGGCAGGCTTATTGGCGTTCGGCTTTAATCAATTTCTACCCGATGGTCTTTCTCTAAGTATTCATTGTTTCCTGACTCTGCCGTTGTTGTTGCTCATTCTTTGGTACTATGGCGATACCTTAATTGCCTTCTTTACACTAGCTACTTTCTATACCGCCATTTTCGACGGACTGATTAAGTACA
Proteins encoded in this region:
- a CDS encoding c-type cytochrome; translation: MKKTFGILIASAALAVASFDANAQAPADIPADMNALMQKYTCIACHRPNQRLVGPAYADVAKKKYSVDEIVKLIYTPNPSHWPGYPPMAPMTQVPKEDAVKLATWINSLDDSPTKTTTKKTKTTTTKKTTKKTA
- a CDS encoding VRR-NUC domain-containing protein yields the protein MVGRQKIILTPRYYLDNFRYVLDFVKRLYGGLLNEAEWDFVRRFEELSLDAQCLYVRFSNRKGLFFRTQKLQYTEISDLPTAVGELLSAGFIERLSASHTTMGEDALSVFTKPELLDLLPLEPEETKALAKEKKEGVVRYALNELDFGEIVTSLTTRETVVKMNFEAEGMMVKYLFFGNRGSSMTEFVIRDLGMVNFERYDESKLTARFRTRKEVEDKLLISLTNEEFYELKEAETPADDIYNWFLNWNETRPELTEIAIPGYQKLVCRVGAYLERQKLPEQALSVYELSDRVPARERRVRLLFRNGAIDEALALCDEIAVNPLNAEERYFANDFREKILGLSEKKRTRKATTRFLSDAESVNIPAAYRHHVEAGVMNYYLEQDFDAAFTENYPWRGLFGLVFWDIIYDANVSAIHHPLQRAPSDFYLPDFYLKREDLLKKRLSELETKDDWRRHTGRMFNAKYGITNVLVDWSDELITLVQRMIELLSVEQLRLILLEMARNVREHTRGFPDLLIWNEQGNYDFVEVKSPTDHLGPQQLHWLEFFQTIGVRGKVVRVIWELA
- a CDS encoding DUF2157 domain-containing protein, with translation MSPTDVLNELNKQGILSAKQQTQLADIELKKPFSLHWELRAMLYVGILLLSSGLGLLVYDNFDQIGHGALLATIALACAGCFYFAWRHRPDWSPNETKSRSTFGDYALVLACLLFLTLEGYAQYAYNVFGERYGLVTLLPALLFLALAYWFDHRGVLGMGLTALISWVGVTVRPLELYFKTNFFDQDTVFSALILALVLIGAALLLDRQRIKPHFTYTYLTMAGNLLMVALLGGLFNFEGVRLWFAIGLAVACFAFDWYSRQDSSFLFLLMAAVYGYIGATYLFFHYMDFASDEPYFWYFIVTGIALVYYLMSQFTKRIRTNESV
- a CDS encoding class I SAM-dependent methyltransferase, yielding MQPLDRFSGHANLYAQYRIDYPAELYDFVLSFVENRQKAWDCATGNGQVAGALAAIFDQVEATDISETQLILAVKKPNINYQLSSAEQTPFANQTFDLITVAQALHWFDISAFHQEVRRVAKPGAVIAEWGYGLVLLGSDLDPILLDFYRNRIGPYWDPQRKYIDNAYATLPFPFADAQRAEFTARHAWSLDRFLNYLRTWSAVRQYIHENEEDPVNWLGEVLKPIWGDAERELQFPIFLRVGRV
- a CDS encoding immunoglobulin domain-containing protein → MTLPVRLFVLLTGLLIYCQLVEAQITITSVTPTSACAGSTVTVTYNSLQLGTLYAYLYNANSTDIGVPKQLQTISGGNNLTISIPIASTQASGNYTIRLTLYTPSSTSYISTSLVTVNSVPIAPTVNSAVSYCQWATSSPLSATASAGGTLNWYGTNATGGATSSSLMIPSTSIVGLTNYYVSQTVNGCEGPRASISVTVKPIPVAPLTIGGISLCQGSIAPALSVIASSGGTLNWYNTPIGGTASSVAPIPPTSQAGSINYYVSQTLNGCEGPRASISVIVNALPIAPSVSSVTYCQGSPASPLTATKNAGGILNWYGASASGGTASATAPVPPTLTPGTFSYYVSQTINGCEGPRATINVTVNPRPTVSIDAGEAILTPSQTSLTLTATSSASTLSWSTGETSPTITINTAGVYAVTATAVNGCSSIATITISQSNLDVIYSVKPGGWDDPAVWSTSQIPTSADAVRLRHAISLPADYQAQAGLLSYDAGGQLQPDMGSCVRLGIYQ